The following proteins are encoded in a genomic region of Entelurus aequoreus isolate RoL-2023_Sb linkage group LG01, RoL_Eaeq_v1.1, whole genome shotgun sequence:
- the tmem74b gene encoding transmembrane protein 74B: MDSSPNTVELQELRSTSGGFRNASYQPDEEALQQHGATSCPPSTAGSCKELSPRSCDEDGLHNEGQDLTEFCRHDDGAGDSGFLVALVLLLSGIVLVVIAYTVPREAKVDPDSVSARQMEQLEMYYAQLGSHLDKCIIAGLGLLTLGGMFLSVLLMVSVCRGQMYHHRRAVFVRPKRTYGSINLRMKQLATGEDAEASATGEPGDVALPHGD, translated from the exons ATGGACTCGTCCCCCAACACCGTAGAGCTCCAAGAGCTGCGCAGCACCAGCGGTGGCTTCCGAAACGCTTCGTACCAGCCGGACGAGGAGGCGCTGCAGCAGCACGGGGCGACCAGCTGTCCTCCCTCCACCGCAGGAAGCTGCAAG GAGCTCTCGCCTCGCTCGTGCGACGAGGATGGCCTCCACAACGAGGGTCAGGACCTGACCGAGTTCTGTCGCCATGACGACGGCGCCGGCGACTCTGGTTTTCTGGTGGCCCTGGTGCTGCTGCTGAGCGGCATCGTCCTGGTGGTGATCGCCTACACCGTGCCCAGGGAGGCCAAGGTGGACCCGGACTCGGTGTCGGCCCGTCAGATGGAGCAGCTGGAGATGTACTACGCCCAGCTGGGCTCCCACCTGGACAAGTGCATCATCGCCGGCTTGGGCCTGCTCACGCTGGGCGGGATGTTCCTCTCCGTGCTCCTCATGGTGTCCGTTTGCCGGGGACAAATGTACCACCACCGCCGTGCCGTATTCGTGCGGCCTAAAAGGACATATGGCTCCATCAACCTGAGGATGAAGCAGCTGGCGACAGGGGAGGATGCGGAGGCGTCGGCTACAGGGGAACCAGGAGATGTCGCCTTGCCACACGGTGATTGA